The DNA segment AAGTATGTCTGGCAATCGTTTTAGTTGTTCTATGCCTAAGGCGGCCGCAACCTCGTTCATGCGATAGTTGTAACCAAGCATGGTCACATCGTAGACTCCAGGAACTGCTCGTTCGCCCACTACCCTATCTACTCCAAAAGCTCTTGTATATCGAACGGTAGCGGCTAGCTTATCATCCTTAGTAATTAACATCCCGCCTTCTGCCGTGGTCATGTGCTTAACAGGATAAAATGAAAAGCAGCCAACATCACCTAGAAGGCCAGCATGTACTCCTTTAACATATGTTCCGGTAGCGAGGGCGCAGTCTTCTACTACAAGCAAGTGATACTTTGCTGCAATACTGCAAACGCGCGTCATATCCACAGGCATTCCCAAGAAATGCACGACTGATATGGCTTTAGTCCTATTGGTTATTGCGGCTTCAATCTGGTCTATATCTATATTGCCAGTCTTTCGCTCTGCATCTACAAATACCGGTTTTGCGCCACAGAATTCAACGGCATGTGCTGTAGCAGTATGTGTCTGTGCTGGGACAATTACTTCGTCTCCAGGCTTTAAGCTTGAATAGAAGTAAGTCAAATGCAAGGCTGCGGTGCAAGATGCTACGGAAAGCGAATAGGGCGCCTTAGTGAATAGACTGAAGCTCTCCTCAAATTGCTTGGTTTTTGGACCATGAACGAGAATGCCGCTTCTTAAAACCTCGGTCACTGCGTCTATCTCTTGCTGGCCAATCACTGGCTTGCCAAAGGGTATATTATCCATTTAGTCACCTTATGCTATATTTGTCGAACTACAACGCTATTACCTTCCTTAACTGCTTGCTCAATCGCAAAACATACTGCCATAGCTTGGAACGCATCTTCTGATGTAACTAAGGGCTTTTTCCCCTCATGCAATATAGATTCAATGAAGCTAAAAACTAGTTCGCCTTTTTTTACTCCCGGATAGGCAGTGTCGAGTTGCCTAGGAGATTCGTCCGGATTCCTGGACGTGTAAAAGAGTGCGTGTTTCAAACCATTTACGTAAGTTGCCTTAGTCCCATAAACGTTTAATGTATGAAAATGTGGATATACACAACCGTAATTTGAGCCGACTTTCCCAATTGCTCCAGAGCTGAATTTTAGTAAGGCTATAACAGTATCATTATAGCGATATTGCGTGCCCGCAGAGTGAATTTTATTTCCAAGCGCAGAAACTTCTATCACCTTGTCTCCCGTGAGCCAAAGCATTAGGTCCACCAGATGCAGTCCGCCTCCATAGACAACGGAATAAAACGGAATTTGCCCCCTCCATTCATTGGTAATCTTATGCAGTCGCCCATAGTTGTAGTCTCCCTCTATGTAGGAGATTTGTCCTAATTCCGTATCGCCAATCATCTTCTTTAGCTCAATGAATCTTGGACAACAGCGCAATATTAGGTTAGAAGAAAATCGAAGGTGTGGATTGCTTGTTAGCGATTTTTTAATTGCTCGCGCTTCTATCTCTGAAAGACAAAAGGGCTTCTCCACGAACACATGTTTGCCATTTTCAATGGCAGTGACTGTGTGCTCCATGTGATAGTTGTCAAATGATG comes from the Deltaproteobacteria bacterium genome and includes:
- a CDS encoding DegT/DnrJ/EryC1/StrS aminotransferase family protein; protein product: MDNIPFGKPVIGQQEIDAVTEVLRSGILVHGPKTKQFEESFSLFTKAPYSLSVASCTAALHLTYFYSSLKPGDEVIVPAQTHTATAHAVEFCGAKPVFVDAERKTGNIDIDQIEAAITNRTKAISVVHFLGMPVDMTRVCSIAAKYHLLVVEDCALATGTYVKGVHAGLLGDVGCFSFYPVKHMTTAEGGMLITKDDKLAATVRYTRAFGVDRVVGERAVPGVYDVTMLGYNYRMNEVAAALGIEQLKRLPDILAVRERNYNLLESCLKDIDELTLLQSSHGDFVSSHYCLSAMLNDRLTPKRVDIIEGLKARGFGSSVYYPHPVPHLTYYSEKYGYSIDSSFPVASWISNSSVALPVGPHLSEEDIVNLANAVKDIIIRV
- a CDS encoding Gfo/Idh/MocA family oxidoreductase, producing MLRVGVIGLGVGEAHLEAYRAHPACEVVAICDFSAEKQQLAHEKYPDILCVDQANIILTDPNIHVISIASFDNYHMEHTVTAIENGKHVFVEKPFCLSEIEARAIKKSLTSNPHLRFSSNLILRCCPRFIELKKMIGDTELGQISYIEGDYNYGRLHKITNEWRGQIPFYSVVYGGGLHLVDLMLWLTGDKVIEVSALGNKIHSAGTQYRYNDTVIALLKFSSGAIGKVGSNYGCVYPHFHTLNVYGTKATYVNGLKHALFYTSRNPDESPRQLDTAYPGVKKGELVFSFIESILHEGKKPLVTSEDAFQAMAVCFAIEQAVKEGNSVVVRQI